The window GCCAGCTCTTTTTCAAGCGCTTCCGTGGATTTGGTATGGTCGTTGTCCATGTAGATGCCCGTTCTCCGCTGATGATAGAGGGGAAAATCCAGCCCTATCAAAATCGCAGAAAAAGCGGATCAGCGCAAGGTGAAGACGGATATTCCCTGTATCACTTGCGTAACGATTTCTTCTTTAAAGGGAATAGAGCACGTAATTGACCAGAAAATGAACCACGACAGCAGGCCAGATGGACCGGGTGACCAGCGTGGCAGGTACGAATAACAGCCCGTAAACAAAGGCATCTGTCAGGGTATGTACCGACAGCGACCAGTGCATGAGGGAGAAGAGCAGGGCCGACACCACCGCGGATGTGGTTGTGCCCCATCGCCGCAACAGGACGGTCAAGGTGAGTCCACGGCAGACCACTTCTTCGCTGATACCCACCAGCACCAGCCCTACGCTGGCATCAAAGGCGAACAGGGGGGATTCCGGGTCAATGGGGACGCCGCCCAGCGAACCCTTGGGCCAGCCCGGGATGACGAATTCCGAGATCCACAGGTAGACCATGGCTGCCAGCGCGGTTCCCGTAGTCCATAACAGGCCATCCGTCACATTGGGCAGGCGCACCATGAGGGCATCGGCAGACACGCTCCCGCGCCGCCACATGACAAGAAGGAAGCCCAGAATGGCGAGGCGCACTCCGTAGTCGATAGCCACCCACGTCGTGTAGTCCGTGACCCATATGTTAGCGAAGTCGTTCAGGTAATAGGGAAGGTAGGCCAGCACGAGAATCCATGTAATCCGCATCCGTTCCTCCTTCCGTATTCATTCAGGTCGTTAAAAATCAGACCAGCTTTCGGTAGAGTTTTATGTAGTCCGCCACCATGCGTTTTGCCGAGAATCGCCGCTGTCCCATGGAGAATGCGGTTCGTCCCAGATCGCGGGCCACACCCGGCGAGGTGAGCATCTCGATGCCCGCCTCTATCAGCGCGGCTTCGTTTTCCGGTTCGATCAGGACGCCGGTCTCGCGGTCGGTTATCTGTTCCGGTATGCCGCCCACGCCATAGGCTACCACAGGCAGGGCCTGGCTCATGGCCTCCAGCACCACCAGCGAGTGGTTGTCCGCCATGGTCGGATACAGCAGCACATCTGCCGCAGACATGAGCAGGGCCAGTCGGTCGCGCTCCACATAGGGCCAGATGACCAGATCGCCGTCGCGCCCGGCCGTGTCGCCACCCACCGCAAAGCACAGCGCCTCAGGAACCTGCGCCTTGACCTGTTCCCAGATCCTGCGCCATGCGCTGCCCGATTTGTATGCCGCGCTCGTGCCGCCATGGGCCACGAACAGGACCACCCT of the Pseudodesulfovibrio sp. zrk46 genome contains:
- a CDS encoding CPBP family intramembrane glutamic endopeptidase, yielding MRITWILVLAYLPYYLNDFANIWVTDYTTWVAIDYGVRLAILGFLLVMWRRGSVSADALMVRLPNVTDGLLWTTGTALAAMVYLWISEFVIPGWPKGSLGGVPIDPESPLFAFDASVGLVLVGISEEVVCRGLTLTVLLRRWGTTTSAVVSALLFSLMHWSLSVHTLTDAFVYGLLFVPATLVTRSIWPAVVVHFLVNYVLYSL